The following proteins come from a genomic window of Drosophila sulfurigaster albostrigata strain 15112-1811.04 chromosome X, ASM2355843v2, whole genome shotgun sequence:
- the LOC133849103 gene encoding transcription initiation factor TFIID subunit 6-like yields MEEKLKNFFAPSVWNDSSNAKKHDREFRINRCIKTLANILRYEGLPPLEETKKNFAATLSDQSMNAIAETYLGTTLNKRALQMLGDILRSNVNKLMVEAVKYCRHTRATQLTVEHVQQAQIEMGCNLYMLHIDFDCEEIEDRNIVKMWMEECLLPMGNQVGLSMPIIKLPKPMLLKSDRKRLNREEIVMLQSISRYPLSRGQQKFYVETTEKLVGVSEEDRLAALKIMSLDPAVHHVLSQLAIFISEGIRVNIKENNFIILTHLLRLVDGLMRNRYINLKPYLHLILPGVVSCVVANQISAFPSVEDHWATREFAASLTMNFILHFDSDEQSIEKKVLKIYLNGLEKPMSSLTTIYGCIVGISKFGKCVFYKYVTPRIAFISDRIEPFLHDESLEKSDLRRMAANQIRLRIAMECAPILKYQFATRADYPEVGFNERLYYEGKYKYVGKSIYQAVIFSRMQDDVCDLVRAEVLEKNYSIQN; encoded by the exons ATGGAAGAAaagttaaaaaacttttttgccCCATCGGTGTGGAATGATTCGTCGAATGCCAAGAAACACGACCGTGAGTTTCGTATCAACCGATGCATAAAAACCCTAGCCAACATTTTACGCTACGAGGGACTGCCACCCCTAGAGGAGACGAAAAAGAATTTCGCTGCCACACTGTCGGATCAGTCGATGAATGCCATTGCCGAGACCTATCTGGGTACGACTTTGAATAAGCGAGCATTGCAAATGCTTGGCGATATATTACGCTCGAATGTGAACAAACTGATGGTGGAAGCCGTCAAATATTGTAGGCACACTCGAGCCACACAACTAACCGTAGAGCACGTGCAACAGGCTCAAATCGAGATGGGCTGCAACCTCTATATGCTACACATTGATTTCGACTGCGAGGAGATCGAAGATCGGAATATAGTCAAAATGTGGATGGAAGAATGTCTACTGCCAATGGGAAACCAAGTTGGTCTTTCAATGCCAATTATCAAATTGCCCAAGCCAATGTTATTGAAGTCGGACAGGAAGCGTTTGAACCGCGAGGAGATCGTAATGCTGCAGAGCATCAGTCGTTATCCTCTATCGCGGGGTCAACAGAAGTTCTATGTAGAGACCACTGAGAAACTGGTGGGTGTCTCGGAAGAAGATCGTCTCGCAGCTCTAAAGATTATGAGCCTCGATCCGGCGGTACACCATGTGCTGTCCCAATTGGCCATCTTTATTTCCGAGGGTATTCGGGTTAATATCAAGGAAAACAACTTTATCATCTTGACGCATTTGTTGCGCTTGGTCGACGGTTTGATGCGCAATCGCTATATCAACCTAAAGCCCTAT TTGCATCTCATTTTGCCGGGAGTGGTGTCTTGTGTTGTGGCGAATCAGATTTCTGCTTTTCCCTCAGTTGAGGATCATTGGGCTACAAGGGAGTTTGCCGCCAGTCTCACAATGAACTTTATTCTCCACTTTGACAGCGATGAGCAGTCTATTGAGAAGAAAGTTCTCAA AATATACTTGAATGGATTGGAGAAGCCGATGTCGTcgttaacaacaatttatggcTGCATTGTCGGCATTAGCAAATTCGGCAAGTGTGTCTTCTATAAGTATGTGACGCCAAGAATCGCCTTTATTTCGGATCGTATTGAACCCTTTCTGCACGACGAATCATTGGAGAAGAGTGACTTGCGTCGAATGGCTGCCAACCAAATAAGACTTCGCATCGCGATGGAGTGTGCCCCGATTTTGAAATATCAATTTGCAACTAGGGCTGATTATCCTGAGGTTGGTTTCAATGAACGCTTATATTATGAGgggaaatacaaatatgtggGTAAATCGATATATCAGGCTGTTATATTCAGTCGCATGCAAGATGATGTCTGTGATTTAGTTCGAGCAGAAGTGTTGGAAAAAAACTATTCTATTCAGAattaa
- the LOC133848564 gene encoding putative mitogen-activated protein kinase kinase kinase 7-like isoform X2, with product MHKKQKAIQKEIHDLKALYHANIAKLYGFSIDREDRILMLVEYADCGSLCNLLYRTDNEVTFYTGLDWILQCAEGMEYLHGKNILHQDLKTENLLLFDNFRILKICDYGRVKEFATMNKEFSGIDKRAPEVRVSISKYVKGSDRPNLIEMMKHEDIDVVKSIIKKCWDQDPDKRPSMKELCVLLKIHPFINFDDIQFGKRFERGGFGVSYKAIWKTEGQEKDVNAKIHSDKTSNSEKISRRTEMLFLKKAHNLKQMKHENVGTFYGASKDPKNTIYFLLYEYSECGSVYNFLHRTKNELAYVEKINWMLQCAKGVEYLWSQGITLRFIKPQTLMLFDVFRTLKVFEYNSSKELSKFNKQEMVQFAYIAPEIHAARKNSDFKKSLVFSFGIIFWEVMSGKEPFHDYEIADVPKIIISGSRPNIDDIKSCNDAYLIKPIIEKCWDQNAENRPTITELSSLLSYLTAGKL from the exons atgcacaaaaaacaaaaggccaTCCAAAAAGAAATTCACGATTTAAAAGCATTATACCATGCGAATATTGCCAAACTTTATGGTTTTTCTATTGATCGCGAAGATAGAATTTTGATGCTCGTTGAATATGCAGACTGCGGATCGCTCTGCAATTTATTGTACCGTACAGACAACGAAGTTACATTCTATACGGGCCTTGATTGGATATTGCAATGCGCCGAG GGTATGGAATATTTGCATGGCAAAAATATCCTTCATCAGGATCTTAAGACAGAGAACTTGCTACTGTTTGATAATTTTCggatattgaaaatatgcgaCTATGGTAGAGTAAAGGAATTCGCTACCATGAATAAGGAGTTCAGTGGGATAGATAAAAGGGCTCCAGAGGTTCGCGTAAGTATAAGTAAATATGTGAAAGGAA GTGATCGTCCAAATCTAATTGAAATGATGAAACATGAGGATATTGATGTcgtaaaatcaataataaagaaatgctGGGATCAAGATCCAGATAAACGACCTTCGATGAAAGAACTATGTGTACTCCTTAAAATTCATccgtttattaattttgacGACATACAATTTGGAAAAAGG tTTGAGAGGGGTGGCTTTGGCGTAAGCTACAAAGCAATATGGAAAACCGAAGGTCAAGAGAAAGATGTTAATGCGAAAATACATTCAGATAAAACTTCAAACTCTGAGAAAATTTCAAGAAGAACAGAAATGCTATTTCTGAAGAAGGCTCacaatttaaagcaaatgaagCACGAAAATGTTGGCACATTTTACGGCGCCTCCAAAGATCCAAAAAACAccatttactttttactttatgAGTACTCCGAGTGTGGATCAGTCTATAATTTCCTACATCGCACGAAAAACGAACTAGCCTATGTCGAAAAGATCAATTGGATGTTGCAATGTGCTAAG GGTGTGGAATATTTGTGGAGCCAAGGAATTACTCTTCGGTTTATTAAACCACAGACCTTAATGCTTTTCGATGTTTTTCGTACATTAAAAGTATTCGAGTATAACTCATCGAAAGAATTATCAAAGTTTAATAAACAAGAAATGGTACAGTTTGCTTATATAGCACCAGAAATTCAT GCTGCACGTAAAAATTCCGACTTTAAGAAAAGTTTAGtatttagctttggcattatTTTTTGGGAAGTAATGTCTGGGAAAGAACCATTTCACGATTATGAAATAGCGGACGTGcctaaaattattatttctg GATCTCGTCCGAATATTGATGATATAAAATCATGCAACGATGCTTATCTTATCAAACcaataattgaaaagtgcTGGGATCAAAATGCAGAAAATCGACCAACGATCACGGAACTTTCCTCATTGCTTTCATATCTAACTGCCGGAAAACTTtaa
- the LOC133848564 gene encoding putative mitogen-activated protein kinase kinase kinase 7-like isoform X1, giving the protein MHKKQKAIQKEIHDLKALYHANIAKLYGFSIDREDRILMLVEYADCGSLCNLLYRTDNEVTFYTGLDWILQCAEGMEYLHGKNILHQDLKTENLLLFDNFRILKICDYGRVKEFATMNKEFSGIDKRAPEVRTNGKYTAKSDVFSFALLSWEVMSRKKSLANIMNGDRPNLIEMMKHEDIDVVKSIIKKCWDQDPDKRPSMKELCVLLKIHPFINFDDIQFGKRFERGGFGVSYKAIWKTEGQEKDVNAKIHSDKTSNSEKISRRTEMLFLKKAHNLKQMKHENVGTFYGASKDPKNTIYFLLYEYSECGSVYNFLHRTKNELAYVEKINWMLQCAKGVEYLWSQGITLRFIKPQTLMLFDVFRTLKVFEYNSSKELSKFNKQEMVQFAYIAPEIHAARKNSDFKKSLVFSFGIIFWEVMSGKEPFHDYEIADVPKIIISGSRPNIDDIKSCNDAYLIKPIIEKCWDQNAENRPTITELSSLLSYLTAGKL; this is encoded by the exons atgcacaaaaaacaaaaggccaTCCAAAAAGAAATTCACGATTTAAAAGCATTATACCATGCGAATATTGCCAAACTTTATGGTTTTTCTATTGATCGCGAAGATAGAATTTTGATGCTCGTTGAATATGCAGACTGCGGATCGCTCTGCAATTTATTGTACCGTACAGACAACGAAGTTACATTCTATACGGGCCTTGATTGGATATTGCAATGCGCCGAG GGTATGGAATATTTGCATGGCAAAAATATCCTTCATCAGGATCTTAAGACAGAGAACTTGCTACTGTTTGATAATTTTCggatattgaaaatatgcgaCTATGGTAGAGTAAAGGAATTCGCTACCATGAATAAGGAGTTCAGTGGGATAGATAAAAGGGCTCCAGAGGTTCGC ACCAATGGAAAATATACAGCAAAAAGCGATGTGTTTAGCTTTGCCCTTCTTTCATGGGAAGTAATGTCTAGAAAAAAATCGTTGGCAAACATAATGAatg GTGATCGTCCAAATCTAATTGAAATGATGAAACATGAGGATATTGATGTcgtaaaatcaataataaagaaatgctGGGATCAAGATCCAGATAAACGACCTTCGATGAAAGAACTATGTGTACTCCTTAAAATTCATccgtttattaattttgacGACATACAATTTGGAAAAAGG tTTGAGAGGGGTGGCTTTGGCGTAAGCTACAAAGCAATATGGAAAACCGAAGGTCAAGAGAAAGATGTTAATGCGAAAATACATTCAGATAAAACTTCAAACTCTGAGAAAATTTCAAGAAGAACAGAAATGCTATTTCTGAAGAAGGCTCacaatttaaagcaaatgaagCACGAAAATGTTGGCACATTTTACGGCGCCTCCAAAGATCCAAAAAACAccatttactttttactttatgAGTACTCCGAGTGTGGATCAGTCTATAATTTCCTACATCGCACGAAAAACGAACTAGCCTATGTCGAAAAGATCAATTGGATGTTGCAATGTGCTAAG GGTGTGGAATATTTGTGGAGCCAAGGAATTACTCTTCGGTTTATTAAACCACAGACCTTAATGCTTTTCGATGTTTTTCGTACATTAAAAGTATTCGAGTATAACTCATCGAAAGAATTATCAAAGTTTAATAAACAAGAAATGGTACAGTTTGCTTATATAGCACCAGAAATTCAT GCTGCACGTAAAAATTCCGACTTTAAGAAAAGTTTAGtatttagctttggcattatTTTTTGGGAAGTAATGTCTGGGAAAGAACCATTTCACGATTATGAAATAGCGGACGTGcctaaaattattatttctg GATCTCGTCCGAATATTGATGATATAAAATCATGCAACGATGCTTATCTTATCAAACcaataattgaaaagtgcTGGGATCAAAATGCAGAAAATCGACCAACGATCACGGAACTTTCCTCATTGCTTTCATATCTAACTGCCGGAAAACTTtaa
- the LOC133848565 gene encoding mitogen-activated protein kinase kinase kinase 7-like, translated as MDDLVTVNFNEIQSDKELGRGSYGVVHKALWKTELEVRQIAVKIIEDKRTEHINFEKDIHREIQNLQKCIHPNVITLYGVSKNTKNNICLLFEYADCGSLYDFLHRTEEGKKKEVSFNGNLDWMLQCAKGIDYLHNKNIVHRDLKTDNLLLFNGYRTLKICDFGKVKELVTMNTEFVGTICYMAPEVCENGKYKEKCDVFSFGIIFWEVMSRKKPFYEMLSGDIHVLAIQNKIIDGSRPNIEDAMIFEDSDCVRPIIEKCWDRVPENRPTMQEICELLPMYPLAYSYVNIEEIELGKFVRNNKQSKEVNL; from the exons ATGGACGATTTAGTTACTgtaaatttcaatgaaatacAATCGGATAAAGAG CTTGGAAGAGGTAGTTATGGTGTTGTCCACAAAGCATTGTGGAAAACTGAATTAGAAGTGAGACAAATTGCtgtgaaaataattgaagataAACGAACCGAGCATATTAATTTCGAAAAGGATATTCACCGAGAAATCCAGaatctacaaaaatgtattcatcCCAATGTCATAACGTTGTATGGAGTCTCTAAAAACACCAAGAATAACATTTGCTTACTGTTTGAATATGCGGATTGCGGATCACTCTACGATTTCTTACATCGCACGGAAGagggaaagaaaaaagaagttTCATTCAACGGGAATCTTGATTGGATGCTACAATGTGCCAAG GGAATAGACTACTTGCATAACAAAAACATAGTTCATCGGGATCTTAAAACAGACAACCTCTTACTTTTCAATGGGTATCgcacattgaaaatatgcgaTTTTGGTAAAGTCAAAGAACTTGTAACAATGAATACAGAATTCGTTGGGACTATTTGTTACATGGCACCAGAAGTTTGC gaaaatggaaaatacaaGGAAAAGTGTGATGTGTTTAGTTTTGGAATCATATTTTGGGAAGTTATGTCAAGGAAGAAGCCATTTTACGAAATGCTCTCAGGAGATATACATGTATTGgctattcaaaataaaattattgatg GAAGTCGTCCGAATATAGAGGATGCGATGATTTTTGAGGATTCTGATTGCGTTAGGCCAATAATAGAAAAGTGTTGGGATCGTGTTCCAGAAAATCGGCCGACTATGCAAGAGATTTGCGAACTTCTCCCTATGTATCCTTTAGCTTACAGTTACGTAAACATTGAGGAGATTGAACTTGGCAAATTTGTAAGAAACAATAAGCAATCCAAAGAGGTCAATTTGTAA